A stretch of DNA from Candidatus Eisenbacteria bacterium:
GGCTGGCGGCCCATCCGATGCGATCCGATGTCGAGCCACCGGCCAGCCGCGTGATACTGGGCTTGGGGGTACGTATAGTCCGATGGAATGGCAAGCGAGAGCGTGGTGCTACAGCGTTTGATCGGCTGGGTCGGCGCGCCCGAGGTCGACTGGGATGCCGCCTACTCGGAGCAGCTCCCGCGGGTCTACAACTTCTTCCGGTATCGGATCGGACCCGGGCCGGACGCCGAGGACCTGACGGCGCGGACGTTCGAGAAGGCATGGGTCGCCCGGCACCGCTATCGCAGGGACCTGGGGCGGTTCAGCACCTGGGTCATGACCATCGCCCGTCGTGTGGCGATCGACCACCTGCGGAGCCGCCGCCAGCATCTCCCGCTCGATGCGGGGATGGAGGTCGCGGGCGGCCCGAGCCCCGAGGATCTGGCCGAGCGCCGGTCCGATGCCGCAAGACTGGCACGCATGCTCCTCGCGTTGGGGGAGCGTGAGCAGGAGCTGGTGTCGCTCAAGTATGGCGCCGGAATGACCAACCGCGACATCGCGCGGCTCACCGGTCTGAGTGAATCGAATGTCGGCACCATCCTTCACCGCACGGTGCAGCAGCTGCGGGCGGGATGGGACGACGCAGGAGGATGACGATGGACGAGCACTTCATGAAGGGTCTCCGGAAAGCTCCGGACCCCGAATTCGCGAGGCGGCTGCGGGATCGGCTCGGAACCACCGAGCCGTCGGCGGAGGAGCGCCATGGCGCCCGCTGGGCCCCGCTGC
This window harbors:
- a CDS encoding sigma-70 family RNA polymerase sigma factor — encoded protein: MVLQRLIGWVGAPEVDWDAAYSEQLPRVYNFFRYRIGPGPDAEDLTARTFEKAWVARHRYRRDLGRFSTWVMTIARRVAIDHLRSRRQHLPLDAGMEVAGGPSPEDLAERRSDAARLARMLLALGEREQELVSLKYGAGMTNRDIARLTGLSESNVGTILHRTVQQLRAGWDDAGG